GAAGAAGGGTAGCCGTGATTTGACGAAGGGTGTGCAGAAAGTGATGTGTGACGACATGAAGATAAAGGGGTGCGAAATTTGGTggagatgaggaggaggaaggggagCTTGTGGACtgtgaaatcaatttgaacTCAGAGCTGGTTGATAAGGTTGATAGAGAAGGTAAAGGGGCAAGTTTGAGTGTTGAGTCTGAGTAATGGGGAGCGTGAGATGGAAGTAGGAGAGGAGGAAGTCAAGAGGCAGCTTCATGTTACTCCAATGCCATAGTAAATGGTAAAACAAGAATAACGATGGATCACTAAGAGATAGTAGCGCGAGAACTTGCTGGTGTTAGTACGGACGATGGATGATGCATGAATTAACAAAGAGAAATCGGTAAAATAAGTTCTCTAATTTCTCTTGAAATATTTGTGGTGATGAATGCTAAAAAGGTAACGATGAGTGAATTTATGCATTGCCAAATCAATTGTGAACTAAAACAAAGGCAAGCTTGACACCAACAAGCTCTCACACCACCATTGGTGATCCATCAATAGCCTTGTTTTACCATTTACGACACCATCGGAGGAAGGTGCAGCCGTCCTTCCACTTCCTCCTCTCCCGATTCCATCTCATTGCTCATAGACTCGGCCCTCAAACTTGCCTCTCTATCTTCTCCATCAATCTTATCGACCACCTCCAAGTCTAGATCAATTTCAACTTCCTCAAGTTCTATTTTCTCCTTCTCATTGTCACCAAACTTCTGATCCCCTTTGTCCCCATTGTCGTCAATCACAACTTTCTCCACTCCCTTCGTCGAATTGCTGCTACCCTTCTTCACATCCTTGCCATTCGCCATCACCACATCCACTTCCATATAACGATCTCGCTTAACGGTCACCTATACAAATCTTGTATTGTCCAAACACTAATTGAGACTTCCTTTATCTCCTTCACCTCTTGCTTGTTATAGTTTTCTTTGCTGATCTCCTCAATCGACATTGCATCAGATTTCTCACCTCATCTTCTACCAAGTTATCTTCTTTTATCATTTGTAGAACTATATTTGGttgtaaaaaaatattaaattttagaataatCATATAAATGATCACTGAATTTTGGTCAAAGATATAGTATCactcttgaacttttaatttatgtaatATGATTTCGAACTTTTATCTTAATGTGTAATATTATTTCTGAgtctttaatttgttcaatatattcttaacttttgatatatattcaaATAATATCTAACAGGATTGGAACGTCCATGGTGTCCTAACCAGCCCATCCGTCCTGAATAACGTCGTTCGCTCTTTCCTCTCATCGTTCTCAGCGCGCGGAGGAAAAATCAGAAGCTGCTTCTGCTGTAACTGCTCGAATTCAGTGGTCGATGGGGCTCGCGAGCACAACGGAGATTGCCGTGCGAAGCGAGCTGAGAAAGTTGTAATCCGCAAGCATTACAGACGGTGATGTCGCGCCACCTTCACAAGCTGTCCTCGCTCGTGTCGCTGACCCCGCGACACCAAACTCCCGACTGCAGAAGCCTCCTCGACTGGGCGCGCGTTGTCTCCACCCGGGCCCAGCTCCAGGAAGTCCTCGATCAATTTTACGCTCCGGCTTCGCCCCTTGACGACAAGGCCTTGGCTGCTCTTTTCCACGCTTGTGCCCGCCACAAATGCCTGGAACAAGGCAGGGCCTTGCATCGTTACATGCTCCTCAACCAGAATGGCCCGCCGGACCTCTTCGTGTCGAACCACCTGGTCAATATGTATGCGAAGTGCGGGGATCTGGAGTGTGCCCGCAAGGTGTTCGATGAGATGCCACGTAGGAACTATGTTTCTTGGACGGCTCTCGTTTCTGGGTATGCCCAGCATGGCCGTGGGGACGAGTGTTTTAGTCTGTTCGCCGGGATGTTGGCCCACCACCGCCCGAATGAGTTTGCGTTCGCCAGCGTGCTCAGTTCGTGCCGCGAGCGTGACGGTGATCGTGGCCGACAGGTACACGCACTTGCCCTGAAAATGTCCGTCAATTCGTGTCTTTACGTTGGGAATTCTCTTATTGCAATGTATAGCAAGACGAGTGGCTGCCAAAGTGGTTTCGATGAGCATAAAGATGAGGCTTGGACCGTGTTTAGAAGTATGGAGTCTCGCAATCTGATCACTTGGAACTCAATGATTGCAGGGCTTGAGCTCCGTGGCCTTGGAAGACTGGCTATCGATCTGTTTGCCCAAATGCATACTGGAGGATATGGGTTTGATCGTGCTACACTTCTTGGAATCTTTTCTTCCTTGTCTGGAAGCAGCGATGCTGGTGTTGGATTTGCTCTTAATTGTTGTCTTCAGTTACATTGTCTCACAGTTAAAACTGGTTTTACCTCGGAAGTGGAAGTGACGACCGCACTGGTGAAGGCTTATTCAGATCTTGGAGGGGATGCCGCTGACTGCTACAAGCTCTTTTTGGAGACCAATTCTCACAAAGACGTTATTTGTTGGACAGGCATCATAACAGCATTGGCAGAACGTGAACCTGAAgagtccttcttcctctttcgcCAGTCGCTTCGGGAGGGAATATCTCCAGATTGGTATATGTTTTCTAGCGTCCTAAAAGCATGTGCTGGTCTTATGACTGAGAAACATGCCTTGTCAGTGCATTGTCAAGTAATTAAATCTGGATTTGATGGGGATACAGTGCTTGCCAACTCCTTAATACATGCTTATGCAAGATGTAGCTGCATGGCCTTGTCTAAGCAAGTTTTTGATCTGATGGAGTCTCCTGACTTGGTTTCTTGGAACTCAATGCTTAAAGCATATGCTCTGTATGGGCAAGGTAAGGAAGCATTGCAGCTCTTTGCCGGAATGGACTTCCAACCCGATAGCACTACTTTTGTTGCTCTCCTCTCTGCATGTAGCCATGCTGGACTGGTAGAAGATGGAATTTGCATATTCGATACCATGTCCACAGACTATGGTGTTGCTCCACGGCTTGATCATTATGCTTGCATGGTCGATATTCTTGGAAGAGCTGGGCGTGTTCTTGAGGCACAGGAACTGATAAACAGAATGCCTGTGCAACCTGATTCAGTGGTCTGGAGTGCACTGCTGGGAGCATGCAGGAAACATGGTAATGCACAATTAGCAAAAATAGCGGCTATTAAACTGAAGGAGTTGGAACCTAGTAAGTCCTTGGGATATGTGCAACTGTCGAACATATGTTGTTCAGGTGGAAGATTTGATGAAGCAGGTCTAATTAGATATGAAATGAATTGGTCCAGAGTGAAAAAGGAACCAGGTTTAAGCTGGATTGAGATAGGAAATCAGATCCATGAGTTTGCATCTGGAGGAAGGAGGCATCCACTGAGGGACAGGATATATGCGAAGCTCGATGTATTTATTGGGAAGCTGAAAGAGCTGGGTTATACACCAGAAACATGCTTGGCATTGCATGACTTAGAAGAGGAGCACAAAGAGGAGCAATTATATTACCACAGTGAGAAGCTGGCTTTGGTATTTGCAACAATGAAGGAAAGTAGCTTGCCTAGAGtgataaaaatcatgaaaaatattcgCATTTGTGTCGATTGCCATAACTTCATGAAAATAGCCGCAGATCTTCTCAACAGGGAGATAGTGGTGAGAGATTCAAACCGATTCCACCATTTCAAAAGCAGGGTTTGCTCTTGCAATGACTACTGGTAGCTCATTTCTATACGATAAGATTGGATTAAGAGGTTCTATCGTAGTCCCTTCTTGAGAGGATGTGAGCAACCCCTCCAAGATTTATATGGTTGAGTGGAATTTTATATGTTCAGCATCATAGCATGGTAAGAATTTTGTCAAGCAGTAAGAGCCTCCTGCCAATTAATTATGTAAATGTTCCATTGAGCCCTGTTTTAACTTCTTGGACATGGAAGCACCTGAAGTAGGATGTTCAATATGGATGTTGAAAGTCTTAGAAGATGATCATACTACAGCTTCTAAGCATGCATTGGAGGCATTTTAAGAGCTCAAGTACCTTGCAGTTAGATATGATGTCTTGAGCAGcatgaatagccttcaagttcAATCCATCGCACTTTCTGAACTCATTATCTGGGGGCACTTGTGTGGTGGGCATGTCATCTGACTTTTTAGGTTGTGAAGGTCAGCATCATgagaatttcattttattttctcgtTATTGATGTttattgtataattttttaatctaatgatCACATGTTTagcctttttaaattttgactgGGCTTTTGGAGAATTTCGAGTACCTTGATCTCATTCAACTAGAAAAAAATACATCTATGGATGCATTCTGTCGAGTGTGGAAGTTGTTACAATCTCTAGGACTTATATTATTACGTATGTGCATGTTTGTAGGATGGGGATATTACTGCTTATGAGGATGAAATGTTTGAAGAAGTCCTTGGTCCAAAGAAATTGAGTTACACCCAGGGTTGGGGGGCCAGCCCAAAGCCTCAGACGTCTTCTCCCAATCCAGGGGTCTTGCAAAGGCTAGAAAATCAAGTTCAGAAAGACAGTAGGCATGCGGATGAGGCAACAAAATGGCAAGGAGACATACAAAGGAATTGAGATGCTACGAGTACTGAGCGAATCCAAGCAAAGTCAACTAGAGGCCAATGCTTCCAGCAGCAAAAGTTGTAACTTTAAAACAACGGAAAGTGTCTTCTACGCAGCGGGCCAAGGTAAATAGTTAAGAGTTCCAACACAAACATCCATCAATACCAAGTTGGTGAACGTGTCGTTTTGATCTTTTGGCCTCAAGTCAACGGTCAGTTGCCCTTGAGATGTTGACTGTTGGTTCTCAAAGATTCTGGAGTACGACTTTGCCTCAAGATGGTATCGGGTCCTCGGTTTGTTTGTTGATCTTATTTCCATTTGCATGCGTAGCGTTTGGTGTTGTtataataaatgatttggacCTCTGATATTGCAAACCCCCAGATTGTGCAAAACATTGGTAAATTCAAATCTGGGTTGTCAATGTATTAATTGGTGTCGGTTGAGCAGTTATGCCAGTTACCTATTTTAACGGTGGTCATGCTTATTAACATATTTAAGATCAAGTTTGCCAATCACGGCACTTTAACTAGGTCGGATTCTGGGTCAATGGATCCATAAAATTCTCCCTAACGTATTTTGTAAGTACAGTCAAGTCAATGAGTGTCTTGACTTTGTTAATGCTCCGCTCGATATCCGGAGTGTTCATTCTTTAATAGTTACTTTCAGGTCCTATTTTAATCGATCAAAATAGTTATTTGTTTACAGAGGAGTCTTTCTTTTCAAATGTGTCCAATTAAATCCTTTCATTAATtgtatttttcgaaaattttaagattccataaattttaaaattcaattgtattttgaaaattttagaatttaattacacttttatgaTAACTTTTTTGATTTTAGTACATTTATTACAAGAAAAACTTCCCTGAGCCTTGAAATCTAAGCTATATCGCATTTCAAAAAACTCACTCACTTTCGAAATGcaattaatgatttttaataagTCCCTTAagaatattataataaattgtatcaaaaaataaataaataaaaagacagTATTTAATAATTACCCGAGTTTGAACGTTGAAAATCTCTGGAGGGACACACCCAATGATAGGGGTCGAGATCCTCATATTGGCACCGACCAACCGTATATGGAACCATGTATTTATTAGCAACGGCTTCTTTATCTATTTCGCTCGATcgagtctcttcttcttccgccCTTCGTCCGGACCCAAACAGAGTATCTGCGGCGGCGAAGATCTAGAAGACAATCATGTCCGGGAACAGAGATCGAACCGTTTACGTAGGTCAGTGTgagctctccctctctctcttccgcaGTGACGTCACTTCTTCACTTTTTTCTCCCCTCTTTCGTCGCGCAGtcgatttcttcttccttcggtcGAGGGGGAAGTCGGAGTTCTTGGACCCGAGTCGTCTCGCGTCGTTCTTTTGGGAGCGTTTAGGGTTTATCTGTGAAGTCTTAGGGAAaaaggggatttttttttttttttttttggggttcgCAGCAGTACGAGTGTTTTGAATTTGGGTCTGGGGTTTTTTGTGTGATGATTTCCTAATGAGGATCTTCGGATCGATGTTCGCCcagcttcttcttttgtctCGGCTGGTTTGCTTTCTTAcgaaattgatttttcgtgaTGTTTAGAAATTGGCAGAATTCAAAGAAACCCTTGCGGACTTCTTTCATTAGGGTTGACATGATAAGACTGGGGAGTCAGTTTTATCTGCGATGTCATGTAGACTGTAATGGGTGTATCTGTATTGATACAAAGCACATTGATAGAATGCCTTGTTTTTATCAGAAATAGAAGGACTTGGATGCCTCTTGCCTTCTCTCCCCTAAGATTACGGATGGGCATGTACCTGGGCACTCGGTTTCTTGTAGTTATTAATTTGTGGCTACTTTGATTGGCCTGATGATCTGTAATTTAGTTGGTATACGGTTCTCTGTGCATTACAAAGCAATGCTTGCCCCTTGGTTTATCCAACGGTGGATTTCACCGTTCTCCTCCTGATATGTTAACTTGAAATTGGAAGGCGGAGTACTTAGGCAGCACCCTCACAATTGAATGATTATGCTAAGGCCATACAAAGCAAGTGTAGGTACTGAAGTGTTTCTTTTGGGTCGTCAGAGATGTTTTCCTCTCCCCAGAGAATGTCTTGGGAGTTCTGCAATCCAATTTGCttggcatttttctttaattgacaCTCTTATTTTCCAGCAATGTTCACATCTGATGAATTCTGTTGTTTGGTTCGTGGTGCAATTGACTTCTTGGAACTGAAATATTTTGAAGAAGTATTGCTAGTGTTGACTCTTCTTATTATTGGTATAGCTGTGTGCTGCTAACGCAATATCCATTCATCTTCCACAGGCAACTTGGATGAGAGGGTGAGTG
The window above is part of the Eucalyptus grandis isolate ANBG69807.140 chromosome 6, ASM1654582v1, whole genome shotgun sequence genome. Proteins encoded here:
- the LOC104449792 gene encoding pentatricopeptide repeat-containing protein At1g71420; translated protein: MSRHLHKLSSLVSLTPRHQTPDCRSLLDWARVVSTRAQLQEVLDQFYAPASPLDDKALAALFHACARHKCLEQGRALHRYMLLNQNGPPDLFVSNHLVNMYAKCGDLECARKVFDEMPRRNYVSWTALVSGYAQHGRGDECFSLFAGMLAHHRPNEFAFASVLSSCRERDGDRGRQVHALALKMSVNSCLYVGNSLIAMYSKTSGCQSGFDEHKDEAWTVFRSMESRNLITWNSMIAGLELRGLGRLAIDLFAQMHTGGYGFDRATLLGIFSSLSGSSDAGVGFALNCCLQLHCLTVKTGFTSEVEVTTALVKAYSDLGGDAADCYKLFLETNSHKDVICWTGIITALAEREPEESFFLFRQSLREGISPDWYMFSSVLKACAGLMTEKHALSVHCQVIKSGFDGDTVLANSLIHAYARCSCMALSKQVFDLMESPDLVSWNSMLKAYALYGQGKEALQLFAGMDFQPDSTTFVALLSACSHAGLVEDGICIFDTMSTDYGVAPRLDHYACMVDILGRAGRVLEAQELINRMPVQPDSVVWSALLGACRKHGNAQLAKIAAIKLKELEPSKSLGYVQLSNICCSGGRFDEAGLIRYEMNWSRVKKEPGLSWIEIGNQIHEFASGGRRHPLRDRIYAKLDVFIGKLKELGYTPETCLALHDLEEEHKEEQLYYHSEKLALVFATMKESSLPRVIKIMKNIRICVDCHNFMKIAADLLNREIVVRDSNRFHHFKSRVCSCNDYW